A genome region from Anolis carolinensis isolate JA03-04 chromosome 6, rAnoCar3.1.pri, whole genome shotgun sequence includes the following:
- the atxn2l gene encoding ataxin-2-like protein isoform X2: protein MEDRGQSTGKGPPQSPVFEGVYNNSRMLHFLTAVVGSTCDVKVKNGSTFEGIFKTLSSKFELAVDAVHKKVPDQPVGPRREDIVDTMVFKPADVMLVHFRNVDFNYATKDKFTDSAIAMNSKVNGEHKEKVLQRWEGGDSNSDDYDLESDMSNGWDPNEMFKFNEETYGVKTTYDSSLSSYTVPLEKDNSEEFRQREARAAQLAREIESSPQYRLRIAMENDDGRTEEEKHSSVQRQVSGRDSPSLASREGKYIPLPQRVREGSRGGVRCSSSRGGRPSMSSLPPRGSTHHSESNTGSIPEQRGINGGPSRMSPKSQRPIRGAKSMSSPSSRPMEVSAASPTVGRVYTPRSPKSASAVPVCSQDPPVGSTATAAPVSPSESRPVMEPSASPTPPSPKVPASAPVASVEVKEVPSSVTKEPSRTLEVMGPSDLVKQANKGLQNEQKRNQLEELRKFGAQFKLQPSSSPEATLDTFRPKEPLEGKVKDKPPEALAGAGGTCEVPEESPKPSLELSDGSSKEEKVSCEGMERQTQTSSPLGKGDTEDKEDGPVSEQVKKSTLNPNAKEFNPSKTLLSVNKSTSTPTSPGPRTHSTPSIPVITPGQSGMYSTQYISYIPQIHMSPAVQAPQMYPYPVSNSVPGQQGKYRGAKGSLPPQRSDQHQPTSAPPIMQAAAAAGPPLVAATPYSSYISYNPQQFTGQPTMMQPMAHYPSQPVFAPMLQSNPRMMASGSHPQAIVSSSTPQYPPAEQPTPQTLYATVHQSYPHHATQLHPHQPQPATTPTGNQQQAQHAAPSPVQHQAGQAHLASAQQQQNLYHTATLTATPPSITPGPSAQSPQSSFPQQAVYAIHAHQQLQHGYTNMAHVTQAHVQTGIAAAPPPHPGAPQVMLLHPSQTHGGPPQGGVPQSGVPTLSASTPSPYTYIGHHQVQSHPSQQLPFHTPGN, encoded by the exons ATGGAAGACag GGGCCAGAGCACAGGCAAAGGACCTCCACAGTCTCCT GTTTTTGAAGGTGTTTATAACAATTCACGTATGCTGCACTTCCTCACAGCAGTTGTG GGATCTACATGCgatgtgaaagtgaaaaatggaAGCACCTTTGAGGGGATTTTTAAAACCCTTAGCTCCAAG TTTGAACTAGCTGTGGATGCTGTGCACAAGAAGGTGCCGGACCAACCAGTAGGACCCAGGAGGGAGGATATTGTGGACACTATGGTGTTCAAGCCTGCTGATGTCATGCTGGTTCACTTCCGCAATGTTGATTTTAATTACGCCACCAAAG ATAAATTCACAGATTCTGCTATTGCTATGAATTCCAAGGTGAATGGAGAGCACAAAGAGAAGGTGCTACAACGCTGGGAAGGGGGAGACAGCAACAGTGATGATTATGACTTGGAATCTGATATG TCAAATGGCTGGGACCCCAATGAGATGTTCAAGTTCAATGAAGAAACGTATGGTGTGAAGACCACCTATGATAGCAGCCTTTCTTCTTATAC AGTCCCTCTTGAGAAAGACAATTCTGAAGAATTCCGGCAGCGAGAGGCCAGAGCTGCGCAGTTGGCGCGGGAGATTGAATCAAGCCCACAGTATCGATTACGTATTGCAATGGAAAATGATGATGGGCGCACAGAAGAGGAGAAGCACAGTTCTGTTCAGAGACAGGTGTCAGGAAGAGATAGCCCTAGTCTGGCATCCAG AGAGGGCAAGTACATACCACTTCCCCAACGTGTCAGAGAAGGCTCACGAGGCGGAGTACGTTGCAGCAGCTCTCGGGGCGGGAGGCCAAGCATGAGCTCCTTACCTCCCCGTGGAAGCACACATCATTCAGAAAGCAACACCGGCTCCATTCCAGAACAACGAGGGATAAATGGAG GTCCATCCAGAATGTCTCCAAAATCACAACGACCTATTCGGGGGGCCAAGAGTATGTCTTCTCCCTCCAGTCGCCCCATGGAAGTTTCAGCTGCTTCTCCAACAG TGGGCCGCGTCTACACTCCACGTTCTCCAAAATCTGCCTCAGCTGTGCCAGTCTGCTCTCAGGATCCCCCAGTGGGATCGACTGCCACTGCTGCTCCTGTGTCACCCTCTGAATCAAGGCCTGTAATGGAACCTAGTGCTTCTCCAACCCCGCCTTCTCCCAAGGTCCCAGCATCTGCTCCTGTAGCTTCTGTTGAGG TTAAAGAGGTGCCTAGCTCTGTCACCAAAGAACCCAGCAGGACCTTGGAGGTTATGGGACCCTCAGATTTagtcaaacaagcaaacaaag GTCTTCAGAATGAGCAAAAGAGGAATCAGCTAGAGGAGCTGCGTAAATTTGGAGCCCAGTTTAAG CTGCAGCCCAGTTCCTCCCCAGAGGCCACACTTGACACTTTTCGGCCCAAGGAGCCTCTTGAAGGGAAGGTGAAGGACAAGCCCCCAGAGGCATTGGCTGGGGCAGGGGGCACTTGCGAAGTGCCTGAGGAGTCCCCCAAGCCTAGCCTAGAACTGTCTGATGGCAGCAGCAAGGAAGAGAAAGTGTCCTGTGAAGGCATGGAACGCCAGACTCAGACATCTAGCCCTCTGGGTAAAGGGGacacagaggacaaggaagatgGCCCTGTCTCAGA GCAGGTGAAAAAGTCAACACTGAATCCTAATGCAAAGGAATTCAATCCATCAAAGACTCTCCTGTCTGTG AACAAGTCAACAAGTACGCCCACATCACCTGGACCACGCACGCACTCTACGCCCTCCATCCCAGTCATTACACCTGGGCAAAGCGGCATGTACAGCACACAATACATCTCTTATATCCCACAAATCCATATGAGCCCAGCTGTGCAG GcgcctcagatgtacccttacccTGTTTCCAATTCTGTGCCAGGACAGCAGGGCAAATATCGAGGAGCGAAAG GTTCTCTGCCCCCTCAGCGTTCAGACCAGCACCAGCCAACCTCAGCTCCTCCTATCATGCAAGCAGCTGCAGCTGCTGGGCCCCCACTTGTGGCTGCCACTCCATATTCATCATATATTTCCTACAATCCCCAGCAGTTCACAGGACAACCCACTATGATGCAGCCTATGGCACACTATCCATCGCAG CCTGTCTTTGCCCCTATGCTGCAGAGCAACCCACGCATGATGGCATCTGGCAGTCATCCCCAGGCCATTGTATCATCATCTACTCCCCAATATCCCCCAGCAGAACAACCTACTCCTCAGACTCTTTATG CCACAGTGCATCAGTCGTATCCCCACCATGCTACACAGCTACATCCGCATCAGCCTCAACCAGCTACCACACCCACCGGCAACCAACAGCAAGCGCAACACGCCGCCCCCAGCCCTGTGCAG CATCAGGCTGGACAAGCTCATTTGGCCAGTGCCCAGCAGCAGCAGAACCTGTACCACACAGCCACGCTGACGGCTACACCACCATCCATAACCCCAGGGCCCAGTGCCCAATCTCCACAGAGCAGTTTCCCCCAGCAGGCAGTCTATGCCATTCATGCCCACCAACAACTGCAACACGGCTATACCAACATGGCCCATGTCACCCAG GCCCATGTCCAGACTGGAATTGCAGCTGCCCCACCTCCACACCCTGGAGCTCCACAAGTCATGCTGCTGCATCCCTCGCAGACCCATGGCGGACCCCCGCAAGGAGGTGTGCCCCAGAGTGGTGTGCCTACCCTCTCAGCTTCCACGCCCTCCCCCTACACTTATATAGGGCACCACCAAG TTCAGTCTCATCCTTCCCAGCAGCTTCCATTCCACACCCCTGGGAACTGA
- the atxn2l gene encoding ataxin-2-like protein isoform X1 encodes MLKQPLPPPSPQPAPPASGPAPATAPTPPLAAASAVTAVSRKANPPPASPNGSLSPGAAGGARVATVAPPGSGAGGGGGTPGGSGTRGQSTGKGPPQSPVFEGVYNNSRMLHFLTAVVGSTCDVKVKNGSTFEGIFKTLSSKFELAVDAVHKKVPDQPVGPRREDIVDTMVFKPADVMLVHFRNVDFNYATKDKFTDSAIAMNSKVNGEHKEKVLQRWEGGDSNSDDYDLESDMSNGWDPNEMFKFNEETYGVKTTYDSSLSSYTVPLEKDNSEEFRQREARAAQLAREIESSPQYRLRIAMENDDGRTEEEKHSSVQRQVSGRDSPSLASREGKYIPLPQRVREGSRGGVRCSSSRGGRPSMSSLPPRGSTHHSESNTGSIPEQRGINGGPSRMSPKSQRPIRGAKSMSSPSSRPMEVSAASPTVGRVYTPRSPKSASAVPVCSQDPPVGSTATAAPVSPSESRPVMEPSASPTPPSPKVPASAPVASVEVKEVPSSVTKEPSRTLEVMGPSDLVKQANKGLQNEQKRNQLEELRKFGAQFKLQPSSSPEATLDTFRPKEPLEGKVKDKPPEALAGAGGTCEVPEESPKPSLELSDGSSKEEKVSCEGMERQTQTSSPLGKGDTEDKEDGPVSEQVKKSTLNPNAKEFNPSKTLLSVNKSTSTPTSPGPRTHSTPSIPVITPGQSGMYSTQYISYIPQIHMSPAVQAPQMYPYPVSNSVPGQQGKYRGAKGSLPPQRSDQHQPTSAPPIMQAAAAAGPPLVAATPYSSYISYNPQQFTGQPTMMQPMAHYPSQPVFAPMLQSNPRMMASGSHPQAIVSSSTPQYPPAEQPTPQTLYATVHQSYPHHATQLHPHQPQPATTPTGNQQQAQHAAPSPVQHQAGQAHLASAQQQQNLYHTATLTATPPSITPGPSAQSPQSSFPQQAVYAIHAHQQLQHGYTNMAHVTQAHVQTGIAAAPPPHPGAPQVMLLHPSQTHGGPPQGGVPQSGVPTLSASTPSPYTYIGHHQVQSHPSQQLPFHTPGN; translated from the exons ATGTTGAAGCAGCCGCTGCCGCCGCCCTCCCCGCAACCCGCCCCTCCCGCCTCGGGCCCGGCGCCCGCCACCGCGCCCACGCCGCCCCTCGCCGCCGCCTCGGCTGTCACGGCCGTCTCACGCAAAGCCAACCCGCCGCCCGCCAGCCCCAACGGCAGCCTCAGCCCCGGGGCCGCGGGGGGAGCCCGGGTCGCGACCGTGGCGCCCCCCGGGagcggagcaggaggaggagggggcactCCGGGAGGAAGCGGGACCAG GGGCCAGAGCACAGGCAAAGGACCTCCACAGTCTCCT GTTTTTGAAGGTGTTTATAACAATTCACGTATGCTGCACTTCCTCACAGCAGTTGTG GGATCTACATGCgatgtgaaagtgaaaaatggaAGCACCTTTGAGGGGATTTTTAAAACCCTTAGCTCCAAG TTTGAACTAGCTGTGGATGCTGTGCACAAGAAGGTGCCGGACCAACCAGTAGGACCCAGGAGGGAGGATATTGTGGACACTATGGTGTTCAAGCCTGCTGATGTCATGCTGGTTCACTTCCGCAATGTTGATTTTAATTACGCCACCAAAG ATAAATTCACAGATTCTGCTATTGCTATGAATTCCAAGGTGAATGGAGAGCACAAAGAGAAGGTGCTACAACGCTGGGAAGGGGGAGACAGCAACAGTGATGATTATGACTTGGAATCTGATATG TCAAATGGCTGGGACCCCAATGAGATGTTCAAGTTCAATGAAGAAACGTATGGTGTGAAGACCACCTATGATAGCAGCCTTTCTTCTTATAC AGTCCCTCTTGAGAAAGACAATTCTGAAGAATTCCGGCAGCGAGAGGCCAGAGCTGCGCAGTTGGCGCGGGAGATTGAATCAAGCCCACAGTATCGATTACGTATTGCAATGGAAAATGATGATGGGCGCACAGAAGAGGAGAAGCACAGTTCTGTTCAGAGACAGGTGTCAGGAAGAGATAGCCCTAGTCTGGCATCCAG AGAGGGCAAGTACATACCACTTCCCCAACGTGTCAGAGAAGGCTCACGAGGCGGAGTACGTTGCAGCAGCTCTCGGGGCGGGAGGCCAAGCATGAGCTCCTTACCTCCCCGTGGAAGCACACATCATTCAGAAAGCAACACCGGCTCCATTCCAGAACAACGAGGGATAAATGGAG GTCCATCCAGAATGTCTCCAAAATCACAACGACCTATTCGGGGGGCCAAGAGTATGTCTTCTCCCTCCAGTCGCCCCATGGAAGTTTCAGCTGCTTCTCCAACAG TGGGCCGCGTCTACACTCCACGTTCTCCAAAATCTGCCTCAGCTGTGCCAGTCTGCTCTCAGGATCCCCCAGTGGGATCGACTGCCACTGCTGCTCCTGTGTCACCCTCTGAATCAAGGCCTGTAATGGAACCTAGTGCTTCTCCAACCCCGCCTTCTCCCAAGGTCCCAGCATCTGCTCCTGTAGCTTCTGTTGAGG TTAAAGAGGTGCCTAGCTCTGTCACCAAAGAACCCAGCAGGACCTTGGAGGTTATGGGACCCTCAGATTTagtcaaacaagcaaacaaag GTCTTCAGAATGAGCAAAAGAGGAATCAGCTAGAGGAGCTGCGTAAATTTGGAGCCCAGTTTAAG CTGCAGCCCAGTTCCTCCCCAGAGGCCACACTTGACACTTTTCGGCCCAAGGAGCCTCTTGAAGGGAAGGTGAAGGACAAGCCCCCAGAGGCATTGGCTGGGGCAGGGGGCACTTGCGAAGTGCCTGAGGAGTCCCCCAAGCCTAGCCTAGAACTGTCTGATGGCAGCAGCAAGGAAGAGAAAGTGTCCTGTGAAGGCATGGAACGCCAGACTCAGACATCTAGCCCTCTGGGTAAAGGGGacacagaggacaaggaagatgGCCCTGTCTCAGA GCAGGTGAAAAAGTCAACACTGAATCCTAATGCAAAGGAATTCAATCCATCAAAGACTCTCCTGTCTGTG AACAAGTCAACAAGTACGCCCACATCACCTGGACCACGCACGCACTCTACGCCCTCCATCCCAGTCATTACACCTGGGCAAAGCGGCATGTACAGCACACAATACATCTCTTATATCCCACAAATCCATATGAGCCCAGCTGTGCAG GcgcctcagatgtacccttacccTGTTTCCAATTCTGTGCCAGGACAGCAGGGCAAATATCGAGGAGCGAAAG GTTCTCTGCCCCCTCAGCGTTCAGACCAGCACCAGCCAACCTCAGCTCCTCCTATCATGCAAGCAGCTGCAGCTGCTGGGCCCCCACTTGTGGCTGCCACTCCATATTCATCATATATTTCCTACAATCCCCAGCAGTTCACAGGACAACCCACTATGATGCAGCCTATGGCACACTATCCATCGCAG CCTGTCTTTGCCCCTATGCTGCAGAGCAACCCACGCATGATGGCATCTGGCAGTCATCCCCAGGCCATTGTATCATCATCTACTCCCCAATATCCCCCAGCAGAACAACCTACTCCTCAGACTCTTTATG CCACAGTGCATCAGTCGTATCCCCACCATGCTACACAGCTACATCCGCATCAGCCTCAACCAGCTACCACACCCACCGGCAACCAACAGCAAGCGCAACACGCCGCCCCCAGCCCTGTGCAG CATCAGGCTGGACAAGCTCATTTGGCCAGTGCCCAGCAGCAGCAGAACCTGTACCACACAGCCACGCTGACGGCTACACCACCATCCATAACCCCAGGGCCCAGTGCCCAATCTCCACAGAGCAGTTTCCCCCAGCAGGCAGTCTATGCCATTCATGCCCACCAACAACTGCAACACGGCTATACCAACATGGCCCATGTCACCCAG GCCCATGTCCAGACTGGAATTGCAGCTGCCCCACCTCCACACCCTGGAGCTCCACAAGTCATGCTGCTGCATCCCTCGCAGACCCATGGCGGACCCCCGCAAGGAGGTGTGCCCCAGAGTGGTGTGCCTACCCTCTCAGCTTCCACGCCCTCCCCCTACACTTATATAGGGCACCACCAAG TTCAGTCTCATCCTTCCCAGCAGCTTCCATTCCACACCCCTGGGAACTGA
- the atxn2l gene encoding ataxin-2-like protein isoform X3: protein MLHFLTAVVGSTCDVKVKNGSTFEGIFKTLSSKFELAVDAVHKKVPDQPVGPRREDIVDTMVFKPADVMLVHFRNVDFNYATKDKFTDSAIAMNSKVNGEHKEKVLQRWEGGDSNSDDYDLESDMSNGWDPNEMFKFNEETYGVKTTYDSSLSSYTVPLEKDNSEEFRQREARAAQLAREIESSPQYRLRIAMENDDGRTEEEKHSSVQRQVSGRDSPSLASREGKYIPLPQRVREGSRGGVRCSSSRGGRPSMSSLPPRGSTHHSESNTGSIPEQRGINGGPSRMSPKSQRPIRGAKSMSSPSSRPMEVSAASPTVGRVYTPRSPKSASAVPVCSQDPPVGSTATAAPVSPSESRPVMEPSASPTPPSPKVPASAPVASVEVKEVPSSVTKEPSRTLEVMGPSDLVKQANKGLQNEQKRNQLEELRKFGAQFKLQPSSSPEATLDTFRPKEPLEGKVKDKPPEALAGAGGTCEVPEESPKPSLELSDGSSKEEKVSCEGMERQTQTSSPLGKGDTEDKEDGPVSEQVKKSTLNPNAKEFNPSKTLLSVNKSTSTPTSPGPRTHSTPSIPVITPGQSGMYSTQYISYIPQIHMSPAVQAPQMYPYPVSNSVPGQQGKYRGAKGSLPPQRSDQHQPTSAPPIMQAAAAAGPPLVAATPYSSYISYNPQQFTGQPTMMQPMAHYPSQPVFAPMLQSNPRMMASGSHPQAIVSSSTPQYPPAEQPTPQTLYATVHQSYPHHATQLHPHQPQPATTPTGNQQQAQHAAPSPVQHQAGQAHLASAQQQQNLYHTATLTATPPSITPGPSAQSPQSSFPQQAVYAIHAHQQLQHGYTNMAHVTQAHVQTGIAAAPPPHPGAPQVMLLHPSQTHGGPPQGGVPQSGVPTLSASTPSPYTYIGHHQVQSHPSQQLPFHTPGN, encoded by the exons ATGCTGCACTTCCTCACAGCAGTTGTG GGATCTACATGCgatgtgaaagtgaaaaatggaAGCACCTTTGAGGGGATTTTTAAAACCCTTAGCTCCAAG TTTGAACTAGCTGTGGATGCTGTGCACAAGAAGGTGCCGGACCAACCAGTAGGACCCAGGAGGGAGGATATTGTGGACACTATGGTGTTCAAGCCTGCTGATGTCATGCTGGTTCACTTCCGCAATGTTGATTTTAATTACGCCACCAAAG ATAAATTCACAGATTCTGCTATTGCTATGAATTCCAAGGTGAATGGAGAGCACAAAGAGAAGGTGCTACAACGCTGGGAAGGGGGAGACAGCAACAGTGATGATTATGACTTGGAATCTGATATG TCAAATGGCTGGGACCCCAATGAGATGTTCAAGTTCAATGAAGAAACGTATGGTGTGAAGACCACCTATGATAGCAGCCTTTCTTCTTATAC AGTCCCTCTTGAGAAAGACAATTCTGAAGAATTCCGGCAGCGAGAGGCCAGAGCTGCGCAGTTGGCGCGGGAGATTGAATCAAGCCCACAGTATCGATTACGTATTGCAATGGAAAATGATGATGGGCGCACAGAAGAGGAGAAGCACAGTTCTGTTCAGAGACAGGTGTCAGGAAGAGATAGCCCTAGTCTGGCATCCAG AGAGGGCAAGTACATACCACTTCCCCAACGTGTCAGAGAAGGCTCACGAGGCGGAGTACGTTGCAGCAGCTCTCGGGGCGGGAGGCCAAGCATGAGCTCCTTACCTCCCCGTGGAAGCACACATCATTCAGAAAGCAACACCGGCTCCATTCCAGAACAACGAGGGATAAATGGAG GTCCATCCAGAATGTCTCCAAAATCACAACGACCTATTCGGGGGGCCAAGAGTATGTCTTCTCCCTCCAGTCGCCCCATGGAAGTTTCAGCTGCTTCTCCAACAG TGGGCCGCGTCTACACTCCACGTTCTCCAAAATCTGCCTCAGCTGTGCCAGTCTGCTCTCAGGATCCCCCAGTGGGATCGACTGCCACTGCTGCTCCTGTGTCACCCTCTGAATCAAGGCCTGTAATGGAACCTAGTGCTTCTCCAACCCCGCCTTCTCCCAAGGTCCCAGCATCTGCTCCTGTAGCTTCTGTTGAGG TTAAAGAGGTGCCTAGCTCTGTCACCAAAGAACCCAGCAGGACCTTGGAGGTTATGGGACCCTCAGATTTagtcaaacaagcaaacaaag GTCTTCAGAATGAGCAAAAGAGGAATCAGCTAGAGGAGCTGCGTAAATTTGGAGCCCAGTTTAAG CTGCAGCCCAGTTCCTCCCCAGAGGCCACACTTGACACTTTTCGGCCCAAGGAGCCTCTTGAAGGGAAGGTGAAGGACAAGCCCCCAGAGGCATTGGCTGGGGCAGGGGGCACTTGCGAAGTGCCTGAGGAGTCCCCCAAGCCTAGCCTAGAACTGTCTGATGGCAGCAGCAAGGAAGAGAAAGTGTCCTGTGAAGGCATGGAACGCCAGACTCAGACATCTAGCCCTCTGGGTAAAGGGGacacagaggacaaggaagatgGCCCTGTCTCAGA GCAGGTGAAAAAGTCAACACTGAATCCTAATGCAAAGGAATTCAATCCATCAAAGACTCTCCTGTCTGTG AACAAGTCAACAAGTACGCCCACATCACCTGGACCACGCACGCACTCTACGCCCTCCATCCCAGTCATTACACCTGGGCAAAGCGGCATGTACAGCACACAATACATCTCTTATATCCCACAAATCCATATGAGCCCAGCTGTGCAG GcgcctcagatgtacccttacccTGTTTCCAATTCTGTGCCAGGACAGCAGGGCAAATATCGAGGAGCGAAAG GTTCTCTGCCCCCTCAGCGTTCAGACCAGCACCAGCCAACCTCAGCTCCTCCTATCATGCAAGCAGCTGCAGCTGCTGGGCCCCCACTTGTGGCTGCCACTCCATATTCATCATATATTTCCTACAATCCCCAGCAGTTCACAGGACAACCCACTATGATGCAGCCTATGGCACACTATCCATCGCAG CCTGTCTTTGCCCCTATGCTGCAGAGCAACCCACGCATGATGGCATCTGGCAGTCATCCCCAGGCCATTGTATCATCATCTACTCCCCAATATCCCCCAGCAGAACAACCTACTCCTCAGACTCTTTATG CCACAGTGCATCAGTCGTATCCCCACCATGCTACACAGCTACATCCGCATCAGCCTCAACCAGCTACCACACCCACCGGCAACCAACAGCAAGCGCAACACGCCGCCCCCAGCCCTGTGCAG CATCAGGCTGGACAAGCTCATTTGGCCAGTGCCCAGCAGCAGCAGAACCTGTACCACACAGCCACGCTGACGGCTACACCACCATCCATAACCCCAGGGCCCAGTGCCCAATCTCCACAGAGCAGTTTCCCCCAGCAGGCAGTCTATGCCATTCATGCCCACCAACAACTGCAACACGGCTATACCAACATGGCCCATGTCACCCAG GCCCATGTCCAGACTGGAATTGCAGCTGCCCCACCTCCACACCCTGGAGCTCCACAAGTCATGCTGCTGCATCCCTCGCAGACCCATGGCGGACCCCCGCAAGGAGGTGTGCCCCAGAGTGGTGTGCCTACCCTCTCAGCTTCCACGCCCTCCCCCTACACTTATATAGGGCACCACCAAG TTCAGTCTCATCCTTCCCAGCAGCTTCCATTCCACACCCCTGGGAACTGA